In a genomic window of Polyodon spathula isolate WHYD16114869_AA chromosome 21, ASM1765450v1, whole genome shotgun sequence:
- the LOC121296104 gene encoding G1/S-specific cyclin-E1-like → MSRKCVQTELKTTTKNEVTKESARSRKRKADVAIYLQDPDEVAADMTKKKQYEIQTCWNSATGCTSPCRLIPTPDKEDEPVIMSTGSCMQYRFKNIFVTPVRASPLPVLGWANKDDVWDNLLKKDKTYLRDKHFMKRHPHLQPKMRAILLDWLMEVCEVYKLHRETFYLAQDFFDRFMATQTDVVKTRLQLIGISSLFVAAKLEEIYPPKLYQFAYVTDGACTEDEILHMELIVMKELKWSLSPLTTLSWLNIYMQVAYLKDSTETSKLLIPHYPQATFVQIAELIDLCVLDVGCLEYPYGVLAASALFHFSSLELVQKVSGFEWRDIEECVRWMVPFAISIREVGTSGLKKFKGISPEDTHNIQTHSVLLEWLDRASAHRALGSEKGRNSPVPSGVLTPPHSSEKTEILKS, encoded by the exons ATGTCAAGAAAGTG cGTGCAGACTGAGCTTAAGACGACTACAAAGAATGAAGTGACCAAAGAAAGTGCACGTTCTAGAAAAAGGAAAGCAGATGTTGCTATT TACCTGCAGGACCCAGACGAAGTAGCAGCTGATATGACAAAGAAAAAGCAATATGAAATTCAG ACCTGTTGGAATTCTGCCACAGGATGCACAAGTCCGTGCAGGCTTATTCCCACACCCGACAAAGAAGATGAACCAGTTATAATGAGTACAGGAAGCTGTATGCAGTATAGGTTTAAAAACATCTTCGTCACTCCTGTAAGGGCTTCTCCGCTACCAGTTCTGGG ctGGGCCAACAAAGATGATGTGTGGGATAACTTGCTTAAGAAAGATAAGACATACCTGCGTGACAAACACTTTATGAAAAGGCATCCACATCTCCAACCAAAAATGAGGGCCATTCTACTTGACTGGCTAATGGAG GTGTGTGAGGTCTACAAACTTCACAGGGAGACATTTTACTTGGCCCAGGATTTCTTTGACCGGTTTATGGCAACACAAACTGACGTTGTCAAAACCAGGTTACAGCTTATTGGCATTTCCTCGCTGTTTGTTGCTGCAAAGTTGGAG GAAATATATCCTCCCAAGCTGTACCAGTTTGCTTATGTTACTGATGGTGCTTGTACAGAAGATGAAATCCTTCATATGGAGCTTATAGTAATGAAG GAGTTAAAATGGAGTTTGAGTCCCTTGACGACTTTATCCTGGCTCAACATTTACATGCAAGTTGCATACCTGAAGGACAGCACAGAAACAAGCAAACTGTTGATTCCACACTATCCACAGGCCACATTTGTGCAAATAGCAGAG CTTATAGACCTGTGTGTGCTGGATGTCGGGTGTTTGGAATATCCATATGGAGTGTTAGCTGCATCAGCTTTGTTTCACTTTTCGTCACTTGAACTTGTGCAGAAAGTTTCAG GTTTTGAATGGAGAGACATTGAGGAGTGTGTGAGGTGGATGGTTCCCTTTGCCATATCTATAAGGGAAGTGGGCACCTCTGGTTTAAAGAAGTTCAAAGGCATCTCTCCAGAGGACACGCACAACATACAGACTCATTCTGTTCTCCTGGAGTGGCTG gaCAGAGCTTCTGCTCATCGGGCACTCGGTTCAGAGAAGGGTCGAAACTCTCCAGTGCCCTCTGGTGTTCTTACCCCTCCTCACAGTAGTGAGAAAACGGAGATACTTAAGTCCTGA